The proteins below are encoded in one region of Ornithinimicrobium avium:
- a CDS encoding CopG family transcriptional regulator — MALPGEADKTEKITINLGLIDLGQIDLLVTEGFFSNRTDFIRTAIRTELANRAHAVNQTVARKTLVLGTRHLTRTELEALQDRGEQLELRVLGLATIASDVTPELALATISHVEVLGAFRASAAVKAALRPRTA; from the coding sequence ATGGCCCTTCCGGGGGAAGCTGACAAGACCGAGAAGATCACCATCAATCTCGGGCTGATCGACCTCGGCCAGATCGACCTGCTGGTCACCGAGGGCTTCTTCAGCAACCGCACGGACTTCATCCGCACGGCGATCCGCACCGAGCTCGCCAACCGGGCGCACGCGGTGAACCAGACCGTCGCGCGCAAGACACTGGTGCTCGGCACGCGCCACCTGACCAGGACCGAGCTCGAAGCCCTGCAGGACCGGGGTGAGCAGCTCGAGCTCCGCGTGCTGGGCCTGGCGACCATCGCCAGCGACGTCACTCCCGAGCTCGCTCTGGCCACCATCAGTCATGTCGAGGTGCTCGGCGCGTTCCGGGCGAGCGCGGCCGTCAAGGCAGCCCTGCGACCACGCACCGCGTAA
- a CDS encoding 3-methyladenine DNA glycosylase, whose translation MEVLQEQVWRALAAAHSAAVEQRSAGRLARRVEGRRHPVDDFLWEYYPFRPAQLARWHPGPRTGLEGAEERAGWRFYTVTGGTAYLDAERFAQERGRTITFVRDLLRATLSRPGRFGCFGLHEWAMVYRAGEDGLRHQGWPLRLGREGTDAVVESHTVACSHFDAFRFFTPDAAARNTLSPTREGQVATEQPGCLHAAMDLYKWAFKLSPAVPGDLTLRAFELAREVRELDMRAAPYDLRELGYQPVRIETAEGKAEYVAAQRAFTVRSNALRRELLDVLDRLTPAP comes from the coding sequence GTGGAGGTCCTCCAGGAGCAGGTATGGCGTGCCCTCGCCGCCGCGCACTCCGCCGCCGTCGAGCAGCGCTCCGCCGGCCGGCTCGCCCGTCGCGTGGAGGGACGCAGGCACCCGGTCGACGACTTCCTCTGGGAGTACTACCCGTTCCGTCCCGCCCAGCTCGCCCGCTGGCACCCCGGCCCCCGCACCGGGCTGGAGGGCGCGGAGGAGCGCGCGGGCTGGCGCTTCTACACGGTGACCGGCGGCACCGCATACCTGGACGCGGAGCGGTTCGCGCAGGAGCGCGGGCGGACGATCACCTTCGTGCGGGACCTGCTCCGCGCGACCCTGTCGCGGCCCGGGCGGTTCGGCTGCTTCGGGCTGCACGAGTGGGCGATGGTCTACCGCGCCGGCGAGGACGGGCTGCGCCACCAGGGGTGGCCGTTGCGGCTCGGGCGCGAAGGGACGGACGCGGTCGTGGAGTCGCACACGGTGGCCTGCTCGCACTTCGACGCCTTCCGCTTCTTCACCCCGGACGCTGCTGCGCGCAACACCCTGTCGCCGACGCGCGAGGGACAGGTGGCCACCGAGCAGCCCGGCTGCCTGCACGCCGCGATGGACCTCTACAAGTGGGCGTTCAAGCTCAGCCCGGCCGTGCCCGGCGATCTCACCCTGCGCGCCTTCGAGCTGGCCAGGGAGGTGCGGGAGCTGGACATGAGGGCGGCGCCCTACGACCTGCGGGAGCTGGGCTACCAGCCGGTGCGGATCGAGACGGCCGAGGGCAAGGCCGAGTACGTCGCCGCCCAGCGCGCGTTCACGGTGCGGTCCAACGCGCTGCGCCGAGAGCTGCTGGACGTGCTCGACAGGCTGACGCCGGCGCCCTGA
- a CDS encoding ABC transporter ATP-binding protein, translated as MYGDFAAVDGIDFEVAPGESFGLLGPNGAGKSTTMRMIGGTLDRTGGELSVLDMDPADRGPEVRAHLGVVPQQDNLDEELRVRENIVMYGRYFGLPRSYLLPRSEELLAFAQLEAKAGEKVGNLSGGMKRRLTIARGLVNEPKILLLDEPTTGLDPQARHILWDRLFRLKEAGTTLVVTTHFMDEAEQLCDRLIVVDHGAIMAQGTPRELIREHSTREVVELRFGSDRNAQVVDQLEGVGARNEVLPDRILIYADDGEAALEEVGRRGLRPVTSLVRRSSLEDVFLRLTGRSLVD; from the coding sequence ATGTACGGCGACTTCGCCGCCGTGGACGGCATCGACTTCGAGGTGGCGCCGGGGGAGAGCTTCGGGCTGCTCGGCCCCAACGGGGCCGGCAAGTCGACGACGATGCGGATGATCGGCGGCACCCTGGACCGCACCGGCGGCGAGCTGAGCGTGCTGGACATGGACCCGGCCGACCGCGGCCCCGAGGTCCGGGCGCACCTGGGCGTGGTGCCGCAGCAGGACAACCTCGACGAGGAGCTGAGGGTCCGGGAGAACATCGTCATGTACGGCCGCTACTTCGGCCTGCCGCGCTCCTACCTGCTGCCCAGGTCCGAGGAGCTGCTCGCCTTCGCCCAGCTCGAGGCCAAGGCGGGGGAGAAGGTCGGCAACCTCTCCGGCGGCATGAAAAGGCGCCTCACCATCGCCCGCGGCCTGGTCAACGAGCCCAAGATCCTCCTCCTCGACGAGCCCACCACGGGCCTTGACCCTCAGGCCAGGCACATCCTGTGGGACCGGCTCTTCCGGCTCAAGGAGGCCGGCACCACCCTGGTCGTCACCACCCACTTCATGGACGAGGCCGAGCAGCTGTGCGACCGGCTGATCGTGGTCGACCACGGCGCCATCATGGCGCAGGGCACCCCGCGCGAGCTGATCCGCGAGCACTCCACCCGGGAGGTCGTCGAGCTGCGCTTCGGCTCCGACCGCAACGCCCAGGTCGTCGACCAGCTCGAGGGCGTGGGGGCCCGCAACGAGGTGCTGCCCGACCGGATCCTCATCTACGCCGACGACGGCGAGGCGGCCCTGGAGGAGGTCGGCCGGCGCGGGCTGCGACCGGTCACCTCCCTGGTGCGCCGCTCCTCCCTGGAGGACGTCTTCCTCCGGCTGACCGGGAGGTCCCTCGTTGACTGA
- a CDS encoding ABC transporter permease gives MSLRALSSGNVRAVLERGFTVIKNQNWMILVSGFFEPVFYLVAMGVGMGGLVGQVEGPGGQPTTYAAYIAPALLATSAMNGAIYDSTWNVFFKLRFAKLYQAMLQTSLGPLDVALGEILMALFRGFIYALGFLGVLAVMGLVTSWWALAMVPVAVLVAFGFAALGMGITSYMTSFQQMDLINFALLPMFLFSATLYPISVYPDPIQWVVMAMPLWHAVELMRQLSVGYLTGMTLVHVGYFLVMTAAGLWLTTVRLRRLFLR, from the coding sequence ATGTCCCTGCGGGCCCTGTCCTCGGGCAACGTGCGCGCCGTCCTCGAGCGCGGCTTCACGGTCATCAAGAACCAGAACTGGATGATCCTGGTCTCCGGCTTCTTCGAGCCGGTCTTCTACCTGGTCGCGATGGGCGTGGGCATGGGCGGACTGGTCGGCCAGGTCGAGGGCCCCGGAGGGCAGCCCACGACGTACGCCGCCTACATCGCCCCGGCTCTCCTGGCCACCTCGGCGATGAACGGCGCGATCTACGACTCGACGTGGAACGTGTTCTTCAAGCTGCGCTTCGCCAAGCTCTACCAGGCCATGCTGCAGACCTCCCTGGGCCCGCTGGACGTGGCCCTCGGGGAGATCCTGATGGCGCTCTTCCGCGGCTTCATCTACGCCCTGGGCTTCCTGGGCGTGCTCGCCGTGATGGGCCTGGTCACCTCCTGGTGGGCGCTGGCGATGGTCCCGGTGGCGGTGCTGGTCGCCTTCGGCTTCGCGGCCCTGGGGATGGGGATCACCAGCTACATGACCTCCTTCCAGCAGATGGACCTCATCAACTTCGCGCTGCTGCCGATGTTCCTCTTCTCGGCCACGCTCTACCCGATCTCGGTCTACCCCGATCCGATCCAGTGGGTCGTCATGGCGATGCCGCTGTGGCACGCCGTGGAGCTCATGCGCCAGCTCTCGGTCGGCTACCTGACGGGTATGACGCTCGTCCACGTCGGCTACTTCCTGGTCATGACCGCGGCCGGCCTGTGGCTGACGACCGTGCGGCTGCGCAGGCTCTTCCTGCGCTGA
- a CDS encoding amidohydrolase yields MTVTTSTQALITQAVRERLEADYVHLHAHPELSMQEHQTAAFIEERLTSLEIEHFRCGGTGVVGIVRNGSGPTVAFRADTDGLPIAEDTGLDYASTARGTLDDGTDVPVMHGCGHDAHVSVALSLAQVLTGRRDLWAGTVVLILQPGEETAAGAAAMVDDGLWDRALRPEVVYGQHVMPGLAGTVSVTRGTAMAMADSWRITLHGQQAHGSQPHSSIDPIVLGAHVVTRLQSVVSRTVNPLDMAVVTVGTFHAGLKENIIPASAELALNVRTFEPEVRQLVLDGIRRTVDGEVLASGAPPAEIEELYRFPQCINDPEETDRVLSVLQAELGEESATLAPPLSGSEDFGHLAAVLGVPSVFWLFGGYPQEVLDGGQVYGNHSPHFAPVVQPTLDTGLRAALAVLLSRVGV; encoded by the coding sequence ATGACCGTCACGACAAGCACGCAGGCACTGATCACGCAGGCCGTCCGGGAACGTCTCGAGGCCGACTACGTCCATCTGCACGCCCACCCCGAGCTCAGCATGCAGGAGCACCAGACCGCAGCCTTCATCGAGGAGCGGCTGACCTCCCTGGAGATCGAGCACTTCCGCTGCGGGGGGACCGGCGTCGTCGGCATCGTGCGCAACGGCAGCGGCCCGACCGTGGCGTTCCGCGCGGACACCGACGGGCTGCCGATCGCGGAGGACACGGGTCTGGACTACGCCAGCACCGCGCGGGGCACCCTCGACGACGGCACCGACGTGCCGGTCATGCACGGCTGCGGCCACGACGCGCACGTGTCCGTGGCCCTCTCGCTCGCGCAGGTGCTCACCGGGCGGCGCGACCTATGGGCGGGAACCGTCGTGCTGATCCTCCAGCCGGGGGAGGAGACCGCTGCCGGCGCCGCGGCGATGGTCGACGACGGACTGTGGGACCGGGCGCTGCGGCCCGAGGTGGTCTACGGCCAGCACGTCATGCCCGGGCTCGCCGGCACGGTCTCCGTGACGCGCGGGACCGCGATGGCGATGGCCGACTCCTGGCGGATCACCCTGCACGGGCAGCAGGCGCACGGCTCGCAGCCGCACAGCTCGATCGACCCGATCGTGCTCGGCGCGCACGTCGTGACCCGCCTCCAGTCGGTGGTCTCGCGCACGGTCAACCCGCTCGACATGGCGGTCGTCACCGTCGGCACCTTCCACGCGGGGCTCAAGGAGAACATCATCCCCGCCAGTGCCGAGCTCGCCCTCAACGTGCGGACCTTCGAGCCCGAGGTCCGCCAGCTGGTGCTCGACGGCATCAGGCGCACCGTCGACGGCGAGGTCCTGGCCTCCGGCGCCCCGCCGGCGGAGATCGAGGAGCTCTACCGCTTCCCCCAGTGCATCAACGACCCGGAGGAGACCGACCGGGTCCTGTCGGTGCTGCAGGCCGAGCTGGGTGAGGAGTCGGCGACCCTGGCCCCGCCGCTGTCCGGCAGCGAGGACTTCGGGCACCTGGCGGCCGTCCTGGGCGTGCCCTCGGTCTTCTGGCTCTTCGGCGGTTACCCGCAGGAGGTGCTGGACGGCGGTCAGGTCTACGGCAACCACAGCCCCCACTTCGCACCCGTGGTCCAGCCCACCCTGGACACCGGCCTGCGCGCTGCGCTCGCGGTGCTGCTCTCGCGGGTCGGGGTCTGA
- a CDS encoding ABC transporter permease — MTDRTREGVDAHALASSGSAPSHTVMAARARALGVWYYAETVLRGMRAYFWPIMLYAAGQPVLYMVAMGIGLGTLVDSGAGSVGGVDYLTFVAPALLVSTVVMSVSGEMTYPVMSGFKWQRLYYGPAASALEPGQIALGHLVAVVIRFVVQSLIFWAVMLVFGATTAPWWQSWLVVPVGVLTATAFGAPLQAYASTLTDEGFQFSFIQRFVVMPMFLFAGTFFPLSAMPTYLHWIGWVSPVWHGTELARLASYGAPLSPTMLAVHLGFLVLCTVAGLLLAVRSYTRRLHS; from the coding sequence TTGACTGACCGCACGCGGGAGGGCGTCGACGCCCACGCCCTCGCCTCCTCCGGGTCGGCACCCTCGCACACCGTGATGGCGGCGCGCGCCCGCGCACTCGGCGTCTGGTACTACGCCGAGACCGTCCTGCGCGGCATGCGCGCCTACTTCTGGCCGATCATGCTGTATGCCGCGGGCCAGCCGGTCCTCTACATGGTCGCCATGGGCATCGGCCTGGGCACGCTCGTGGACTCCGGCGCCGGCTCGGTGGGCGGGGTGGACTACCTGACCTTCGTCGCGCCGGCGCTGCTGGTCTCCACGGTGGTGATGTCGGTCTCCGGCGAGATGACCTACCCGGTCATGTCCGGCTTCAAGTGGCAGCGGCTCTACTACGGCCCGGCGGCCAGCGCCCTGGAGCCGGGGCAGATCGCGCTGGGCCACCTGGTCGCCGTCGTCATCCGCTTCGTGGTGCAGTCGCTGATCTTCTGGGCGGTGATGCTGGTCTTCGGCGCGACCACCGCGCCGTGGTGGCAGTCCTGGCTGGTGGTGCCGGTCGGCGTGCTGACCGCCACCGCGTTCGGGGCGCCGCTGCAGGCCTACGCCTCGACGCTCACCGACGAGGGCTTCCAGTTCAGCTTCATCCAGCGCTTCGTGGTGATGCCGATGTTCCTCTTCGCCGGCACCTTCTTCCCGCTCTCGGCGATGCCGACCTACCTGCACTGGATCGGCTGGGTCTCGCCGGTCTGGCACGGCACCGAGCTGGCCCGCCTGGCCAGCTACGGCGCCCCGCTGAGCCCGACGATGCTCGCGGTCCACCTCGGGTTCCTGGTCCTGTGCACCGTCGCCGGGCTCCTGCTCGCCGTCCGCTCCTACACCCGGAGGCTGCACTCGTGA
- a CDS encoding MaoC family dehydratase, whose product MPTDAWAATRPLSEDFTTPVADRWFEDYTEGDVRTYGTIALSEEEIVAFARDYDPQRIHTDPAWAATGPFQGLIASGIQTIGVFMRLYADHYLTHCGSLASPGVDEVRWTRPVRPGDELRLRVETLRTRPSRSKPDRGLVVTLAELFNQDDELVLSQKVMNLVAVRPAR is encoded by the coding sequence ATGCCGACCGACGCCTGGGCCGCGACCCGCCCGCTCTCCGAGGACTTCACCACCCCGGTCGCCGACCGGTGGTTCGAGGACTACACCGAGGGGGACGTGCGCACCTACGGCACGATCGCCCTCTCCGAGGAGGAGATCGTCGCCTTCGCCCGCGACTACGACCCGCAGCGCATCCACACCGACCCGGCGTGGGCGGCCACCGGCCCCTTCCAGGGACTGATCGCCAGCGGCATCCAGACGATCGGGGTGTTCATGCGGCTCTACGCCGACCACTACCTGACCCACTGCGGGTCGCTGGCCTCCCCGGGGGTGGACGAGGTGCGGTGGACGCGACCGGTCCGGCCCGGCGACGAGCTGCGACTGCGGGTCGAGACGCTGCGGACGCGCCCGTCCCGCTCCAAGCCCGACCGGGGGCTGGTGGTCACGCTCGCCGAGCTGTTCAACCAGGACGACGAGCTCGTGCTCTCCCAGAAGGTGATGAACCTGGTGGCAGTCCGACCCGCGCGCTAG
- a CDS encoding NAD(P)-dependent oxidoreductase, with the protein MTSPVAAVPLPFLPHLPVVEGVEVLPYDPTDMDTLPGDGREVDVLSLPFVAGRWMTRMDEVPGLRAVVLASAGYEHALPHLPSGVDLANAVGVHDTATAELAVAIMLAAQRALPTYAHTQAAGRWDRSGAGQRRSLADSHVLVVGYGGVGRAVARRLVASECQVVAVASREREGDELVERVHGIDALPTLLPGADVVVLAVPLTDATRGLVGAQELALLPDDALVVNVARGGVMDNEALRVECAAGRLRAALDVTDPEPLPDDHPLWSTPGVLITPHVGGGTPASYPRMGTYLGRQLATYRDTGHLENVVATG; encoded by the coding sequence ATGACCTCGCCCGTCGCCGCGGTGCCGCTGCCCTTCCTGCCGCACCTGCCCGTCGTCGAGGGCGTCGAGGTGCTGCCCTACGACCCGACGGACATGGACACCCTGCCCGGCGACGGGCGGGAGGTCGACGTCCTGTCGCTGCCGTTCGTCGCCGGCCGCTGGATGACGCGGATGGACGAGGTGCCCGGGCTGCGTGCCGTCGTCCTGGCCAGCGCCGGCTACGAGCACGCGCTGCCGCACCTGCCGTCCGGGGTCGACCTGGCCAACGCGGTCGGCGTGCACGACACCGCCACCGCCGAGCTGGCGGTGGCGATCATGCTCGCCGCGCAGCGGGCGCTGCCGACCTACGCGCACACCCAGGCGGCGGGCCGCTGGGACCGCTCCGGGGCGGGCCAGCGGCGCTCGCTCGCCGACTCCCACGTGCTCGTCGTCGGTTACGGCGGCGTGGGGCGTGCCGTCGCCCGGCGCCTGGTCGCCAGCGAGTGCCAGGTCGTGGCGGTCGCCAGCCGGGAGCGCGAGGGCGACGAGCTCGTCGAGCGGGTCCACGGCATCGACGCGCTGCCGACCCTCCTGCCCGGCGCGGACGTCGTCGTCCTGGCCGTGCCGCTGACCGACGCCACCCGCGGGCTGGTCGGCGCGCAGGAGCTGGCGCTGCTGCCCGACGACGCGCTCGTCGTCAACGTCGCCCGCGGGGGAGTCATGGACAACGAGGCCCTGCGCGTCGAGTGCGCGGCCGGTCGCCTGCGCGCCGCGCTGGACGTCACCGACCCCGAGCCGCTGCCCGACGACCACCCGCTGTGGTCCACGCCTGGCGTGCTGATCACCCCCCACGTCGGCGGGGGCACGCCCGCGTCCTACCCGCGGATGGGGACCTACCTGGGTCGCCAGCTCGCCACATACCGGGACACGGGCCACCTGGAGAACGTCGTCGCGACCGGCTGA
- a CDS encoding deoxyribonuclease IV, whose product MTIRIGAHVDQADPVAEALARGTTLVQHFLGDPQGYKGPEVHYPGGAPALRAAAEEAGVDLYVHAPYIVNVATTNNRIRIPSRKLLQQHVDAAAEIGARGLIVHGGHVNAGDDPDKGADNWRKAVEATDLKVPLLLENTAGGDNAMARHLDRIAATWAAIQAADGAQMVGFCLDTCHAWAGGIPLAEAVERIHAITGRIDLVHANDSRDAAGSGADRHTTFGEGQIDPDELASVVRDAGAPVICETPGGAEQHRADFAWLRERL is encoded by the coding sequence ATGACGATCAGGATCGGTGCGCACGTCGACCAGGCCGACCCGGTGGCGGAGGCGCTGGCGAGGGGGACCACCCTCGTGCAGCACTTCCTCGGCGACCCGCAGGGCTACAAGGGCCCGGAGGTGCACTACCCGGGCGGGGCCCCCGCGCTACGGGCAGCGGCCGAGGAGGCGGGCGTGGACCTCTACGTCCACGCGCCCTACATCGTCAACGTCGCCACCACCAACAACCGGATCCGGATCCCCAGCCGCAAGCTGCTCCAGCAGCACGTGGACGCCGCCGCCGAGATCGGCGCCAGGGGGCTCATCGTGCACGGCGGCCACGTCAACGCCGGCGACGACCCCGACAAGGGCGCCGACAACTGGCGCAAGGCGGTCGAGGCCACCGACCTCAAGGTGCCGCTGCTGCTGGAGAACACCGCCGGCGGCGACAACGCGATGGCCCGCCACCTGGACCGGATCGCGGCCACCTGGGCGGCGATCCAGGCGGCCGACGGCGCGCAGATGGTCGGCTTCTGCCTCGACACCTGCCACGCGTGGGCCGGCGGCATCCCGTTGGCCGAGGCGGTGGAGCGGATCCACGCCATCACCGGGAGGATCGACCTGGTGCACGCCAACGACAGCCGCGACGCCGCCGGCTCCGGCGCGGACCGGCACACCACCTTCGGCGAGGGTCAGATCGACCCCGACGAGCTGGCCTCGGTGGTCCGCGACGCCGGCGCCCCGGTGATCTGCGAGACGCCCGGCGGCGCCGAGCAGCACCGGGCCGACTTCGCCTGGCTGCGCGAGCGACTCTGA
- a CDS encoding SixA phosphatase family protein, whose translation MTRTLVIVRHAKTEREHRDGDHERELVLRGVADATVLGRWLAEQELLPDLVLVSTAARARQTAEHVLEGAGAADAQRWPGRDLYDRGVRGALGAVREAPEDAATVWVVGHQPTMGTLALALTDRRTSDRAALSILEDGFPTASAAVLRTEVAWDLLQSGLGSLVAFHTARA comes from the coding sequence ATGACCCGCACGCTCGTCATCGTCCGCCACGCCAAGACTGAGCGGGAGCACCGCGACGGCGACCACGAGCGTGAGCTGGTGCTGCGGGGCGTCGCGGACGCCACGGTGCTCGGCCGCTGGCTGGCCGAGCAGGAGCTGCTGCCCGACCTGGTGCTGGTCTCCACCGCGGCGCGTGCCCGGCAGACGGCCGAGCACGTGCTCGAGGGGGCCGGGGCCGCCGACGCCCAGAGGTGGCCGGGCCGCGACCTCTACGACCGCGGGGTCAGGGGAGCGCTGGGTGCCGTGCGCGAGGCGCCCGAGGACGCGGCGACCGTGTGGGTCGTCGGCCACCAGCCGACCATGGGCACCCTCGCGCTCGCGCTGACCGACCGGCGGACCTCGGACCGGGCGGCGCTGAGCATCCTCGAGGACGGGTTCCCGACCGCGAGCGCCGCGGTGCTGCGGACCGAGGTCGCCTGGGATCTGCTCCAGTCCGGCCTGGGCAGCCTCGTGGCCTTCCACACCGCACGGGCCTGA
- a CDS encoding branched-chain amino acid aminotransferase, translating into MTMTPSSTSFAVTENADRATPEQITTVLQDPGFGSHFTDHMAMIDWGRGEGWHDPRVVPYGPLQLDPSAAVFHYGQEIFEGMKAYRHADGSVWTFRPERNAERLNNSARRLALPELPPTMFLDAVKELVAIDQAWVPSADSGETSLYIRPFMIATEEALGVRPSNRVLFSVIASPAGAYFTGGLKPVSLWVSELYVRAAAGGTGEAKCGGNYAASLASQAEGIENGCDQVVFLDAVERRYVEELGGMNLFFVHADGRIVTPELTGTILPGVTRSSLLELARERGLQVEERRFTIDEWREGAASGEISEVFACGTAAVITPVGRLAWNGGEVAMPGTHELTMSLREELLDIQYGRAEDRHGWMYQLV; encoded by the coding sequence ATGACCATGACGCCGTCGTCCACGTCCTTCGCCGTCACCGAGAACGCTGACCGCGCCACGCCCGAGCAGATCACCACGGTCCTGCAGGACCCGGGCTTCGGCTCGCACTTCACCGACCACATGGCGATGATCGACTGGGGCAGGGGCGAGGGCTGGCACGACCCGCGCGTCGTGCCCTACGGCCCCCTGCAGCTCGACCCCTCCGCCGCGGTGTTCCACTACGGTCAGGAGATCTTCGAGGGCATGAAGGCCTACCGGCACGCGGACGGGTCGGTGTGGACCTTCCGTCCCGAGCGCAACGCCGAGCGCCTCAACAACTCGGCCCGCCGGCTGGCGCTGCCCGAGCTGCCGCCGACGATGTTCCTCGACGCCGTCAAGGAGCTCGTCGCCATCGACCAGGCGTGGGTGCCCTCGGCCGACTCGGGGGAGACCTCGCTCTACATCCGTCCGTTCATGATCGCCACCGAGGAGGCGCTCGGCGTGCGGCCCAGCAACAGGGTGCTGTTCTCGGTGATCGCCTCCCCGGCCGGCGCCTACTTCACCGGCGGTCTGAAGCCGGTGAGCCTGTGGGTCAGCGAGCTCTACGTGCGCGCCGCGGCCGGCGGGACCGGCGAGGCCAAGTGCGGCGGCAACTACGCCGCCTCGCTCGCCTCGCAGGCCGAGGGGATCGAGAACGGCTGCGACCAGGTCGTCTTCCTCGACGCCGTGGAGCGCCGCTACGTCGAGGAGCTCGGCGGCATGAACCTGTTCTTCGTCCACGCCGACGGTCGCATCGTCACCCCCGAGCTGACCGGCACCATCCTGCCGGGCGTCACCCGGTCCTCGCTGCTGGAGCTCGCCCGCGAGCGGGGGCTGCAGGTCGAGGAGCGTCGGTTCACGATCGACGAGTGGCGCGAGGGTGCGGCCAGCGGGGAGATCAGCGAGGTCTTCGCCTGCGGCACCGCGGCCGTCATCACGCCCGTGGGGCGCCTGGCCTGGAACGGCGGCGAGGTGGCGATGCCCGGCACCCACGAGCTGACGATGTCGCTGCGCGAGGAGCTGCTCGACATCCAGTACGGCCGCGCCGAGGACCGGCACGGCTGGATGTACCAGCTGGTCTGA
- a CDS encoding fumarylacetoacetate hydrolase family protein, translated as MRICRFTTGEDPRFGLVDGAGEKIAEISGDPLYTRIELTGETFRVDEVRLLAPVIPRSKVVAVGRNYADHAREMGTELPAEPMMFLIPNTSVCGPDDPVVIPSFATEISYEAELAVVVGRVAKDVAVEDAQGVIFGYTVANDVTARDLQRADGQWARAKGMDTFTPLGPWIETELDVSDLRISSRVDGETRQEGTTKDMAFGVAQIVAHASAAFTLLPGDVLLTGTPAGVGPIAAGQRCEVEVEGIGTMGNPFVSASGREQD; from the coding sequence ATGCGCATCTGCCGATTCACCACCGGGGAGGACCCACGCTTCGGGCTCGTGGACGGGGCAGGGGAGAAGATCGCCGAGATCAGCGGCGACCCCCTCTACACCCGGATCGAGCTGACCGGGGAGACCTTCCGCGTGGACGAGGTGCGCCTCCTCGCGCCGGTCATCCCGCGCAGCAAGGTCGTCGCGGTGGGGCGCAACTACGCCGACCACGCCCGCGAGATGGGCACCGAGCTGCCCGCCGAGCCGATGATGTTCCTCATCCCCAACACCTCGGTGTGCGGCCCGGACGACCCCGTGGTGATCCCGTCCTTCGCCACCGAGATCTCCTACGAGGCAGAGCTGGCGGTCGTCGTCGGGCGGGTCGCCAAGGACGTGGCGGTCGAGGACGCCCAGGGGGTGATCTTCGGCTACACCGTCGCCAACGACGTCACCGCACGTGACCTGCAGCGCGCCGACGGGCAGTGGGCCCGCGCCAAGGGCATGGACACCTTCACCCCGCTCGGGCCGTGGATCGAGACCGAGCTGGACGTGTCCGACCTGCGGATCAGCTCGCGCGTCGACGGGGAGACCAGGCAGGAGGGCACGACCAAGGACATGGCCTTCGGCGTGGCGCAGATCGTGGCGCACGCCTCCGCCGCCTTCACCCTCCTGCCCGGCGACGTCCTGCTCACCGGCACCCCGGCCGGCGTAGGGCCGATCGCCGCCGGGCAGCGCTGCGAGGTGGAGGTCGAGGGGATCGGGACGATGGGCAACCCGTTCGTGTCGGCCTCCGGCCGCGAGCAGGACTGA
- a CDS encoding extracellular catalytic domain type 1 short-chain-length polyhydroxyalkanoate depolymerase — protein sequence MTGATSRAEVPTTLPGSVRTGVHRSAAGKRPYRLYVPSTGATSPRPLLVMLHGGTQDGATFAGSTGMDAVAQEHGLLVVYPEQVTSANPMRYWNWFSDQQRTSGEPAIIAGIISEMVATEDADPSRVYVAGFSAGAAMAAVLAGTHPDVVAAVGIHSGLAAGAADDVSSAFAAMRSPGPARRLARPVPAITFHGDSDPTVSIANSGRLTDQFGPGTRPEIQRGTVAGGRSYTVSRHDDGNGTMLEQWVVHGMAHAWSGGAAGHSYTDPSGPDASGEMVRFFLDHHR from the coding sequence ATGACGGGAGCGACGTCTCGCGCTGAGGTCCCGACCACGCTGCCCGGGAGCGTGCGGACCGGGGTGCACCGCAGCGCCGCCGGCAAGCGTCCCTACCGGCTGTATGTCCCGAGCACCGGTGCCACTTCCCCCCGGCCCCTGCTCGTGATGCTGCACGGCGGGACCCAGGACGGCGCCACCTTCGCCGGCTCGACCGGCATGGACGCGGTCGCGCAGGAGCACGGACTGCTCGTGGTCTATCCCGAGCAGGTGACCTCGGCGAACCCGATGCGCTACTGGAACTGGTTCTCCGACCAGCAGCGGACCAGCGGAGAGCCGGCGATCATCGCCGGCATCATCTCGGAGATGGTGGCGACCGAGGATGCCGATCCATCCCGGGTCTACGTGGCAGGCTTCTCCGCCGGTGCGGCGATGGCGGCAGTGCTGGCCGGCACGCACCCCGACGTGGTCGCTGCCGTGGGCATCCACTCCGGCCTGGCGGCCGGAGCAGCCGACGACGTGTCCTCGGCCTTCGCCGCGATGCGTTCCCCCGGCCCGGCCCGGCGCCTGGCCCGGCCCGTCCCGGCGATCACCTTCCACGGCGACTCCGACCCGACGGTCAGCATCGCGAACTCCGGCAGGCTGACCGACCAGTTCGGACCCGGCACCAGACCTGAGATCCAGCGCGGCACGGTCGCTGGCGGCCGGAGCTACACGGTGAGCCGCCACGACGACGGCAACGGCACGATGCTCGAGCAGTGGGTGGTCCACGGCATGGCGCACGCCTGGTCCGGCGGGGCAGCCGGGCATTCCTACACCGACCCCTCCGGCCCGGACGCCTCGGGGGAGATGGTGCGGTTCTTCCTCGACCACCATCGCTGA